In Candidatus Ozemobacteraceae bacterium, the genomic stretch CCGAGCTTCGAATCGACTCCGGGTGAAGAATCGACTGGTGGCGCATAGTCTGTGTCTTATCCTGTGCCTCTCTCGAGCGCATCAGGTAGTATTCGCGAACCTTCATGTCATCGGGAAAGCGCCGTAGCCAGTCGTCGAGGAGCGGCTTCGCAGCCTGGTAACTCATCGAGGCGACCTGGGCCATCATATTCCGTCGCGGGGTGACCTGCTCCGCAATCCTGATGACCTTTGGCTGCTCATCCAGCCATTCCGGTTTTTTCAGGGCTGGATCCAGGGAGTGGGCCTGCAGCCACAACCGCTGTGCACTTGACGCATTCCCAGCCATTTTTGCGCGTTTTGCTTGCCGGAGCAGATTCTGCGCCTGGGCAATCTGGAGTACGCGGCGAACCTCCGGCGAAGGTGGTGATGCCTGGGACGCCTTCGGTGCCGTTTTGGGGGGCCGCGCTGCAAAACCTGCATCGGCCGTGAAAAAACAGGCGAGAATGGCAATCCAGAAGCCTAGGATCACGGTTCCGGCCGATGAACGGATTCTCATTCGCTGTCTCCTGCTGTTGTTTGAAGCTCCAAAGGCAGGGGGGGCGGCGGGAGAGGCTTCCATGAAGGATCGTCCGGAAAGGGGGAGGCCGAATCCGGTGCGGAAGGTCCGAGATCGGGCTGGAACACGGCCGGCCCGACCGTTCCCGGGTTCGTCCCGGGAAGAGCCCTGGTGATCGGTGCGATCTCGATCCGGTCCGCGCGGATGATGATTGAACACTGATTCAGGTAGGCGATTTTGGTCAGGATCTGGCAGAACGGGACATTTCTGAACGATGCATGAACCGGGAAGTGCAGATCGTTCGGAAACAGGATCGGCGTTTCCCCGCCGAGCGAGATCTGCCGGAGAACGAACTGGATGTCATTCCCGCGTGACAGCAGCGTGCCGGGTTTTTGTAACCCCGGGAACCCTGCCGCGAGCTGCTCGGGGCGTTGCTGTTGCAGGCGGGCCAGAATTGCCGTCCATGACTCGCCGTCCGACTCCACGGGAAGCACCAGCAGCACGGAGCCGGCGAAGGCGAACCGGTGATGCCGGGGCATGATCTTGAGGAGCATCTGCTCGAGGGTGGTGCCGTGAACACAGGGGGCGATCGTCGCGCCTGCACGGTGATGCATGACGACGTGATGCCCGAAACCGGCCGTCAGGAGCTCAAGTGCCTCCCAGAGACCGCTCGGCGACCCCAGGAGAGACCAGCCCTTGTGAAACCGCGGTCTTTTTGAAAGAGAAACTGGCATTTCCACGAACGTGTTCATCGAATTCCGCTTGAGCAGAACGCTTTCGCGTCGGATCTCCTCGACGCGCCACTCGTTGTCGAGCCGCGTTTTTGCCAGGGCGTGAAACCGCTCCCCGTTGTGGCGGATCCAGGCTCGCGCTTCCGATGGACCGTAGAGAATCGTCTCTACGACGGGATCTCCGGCCTGCGGTCTTCGGAACTGCGGTCCGGTATGTGCGATGGAGGCGGCTGCCGAAAGGAAGGCGAATATCAGCAGGAACATCGAGCCGATTTTCCACACGAGTGCGTATCGAGGCCGCAAGACCAGGATCACGACGAAAAACGGCCTGTTTTCATCAGGTGCTCGAGAATGAGGACGCCGTTGGTGGCCGCGCCGCGGCGCAGATTGTCGGCCACGACCCACATGTTGAGTCCGTGCTCGACGCTCTCGTCGCGGCGTATGCGACCCACGAAGACCTCGTCACGATACTGGGCCAGGAGCGGGGTGGGGTAGACGTTGCCGGTCGGATCGTCCAAGACGACGATGCCGTCCGACTTCCCGAGAATGGCGCGAGCCTCGTCGGCGGTCATGGGGTTCGTCAGTTCGATGTTGACCGACTCGCTGTGGGCGTAGAATACGGGCACGCGGACCGTCGTGGCGCAGATCGGAACGGGCGTTTCCAGGATTTTCCGCGTCTCGCGGACCATCTTCTCCTCTTCGCGGCACATGCCCGAATCGAGGAAGATGTCGATGTGAGGGAACAGGTTGAACCCGATCGGGTGCGGATACACCCCTTCGGGAAGCGGCTCGCCCGCCAGTAACGCGCGGCTCTGGGCCTTCAGGGTCTCGATCGCTTCGAGGCCGGTTCCGGAAACCGACTGGTAGGTCGAGACGACGATGCGCTTGATCGGGTTGACCCGATGAATCGGCGCGATCGCGACGACCATCTGGATGGTGGAACAGTTGGGGTTCGCTATAATACCGCGAGGTATATCATTCAGGGCGTGCGGATTCACCTCGGGCACGACCAGCGGAACATCGGCGTCCATGCGGAACGCGTTGCTGTTGTCGATCACGACCGCACCGGCCGCGGCCGCCCGGGGGCACCATGTCCTGCTGACCTCGGTGCCGGCCGAAAAAAAGACGGCGTCGAGGCCGGAAAAGTCTGCCCCCTCGAGCGCCTCGACCTCGATCTGGCTGCCGGCGAAAGGAAGCTCGATGCCTTTGCTGCGTTCCGATGCGAACAGCCGCAGGCGGCGCGGGACGAGCTTGCGCTCCTCCAGCACCTTCAGGATGGTGTGGCCGACGGCGCCGGTGGCGCCTACGATACCGAACGAT encodes the following:
- a CDS encoding aspartate-semialdehyde dehydrogenase, which gives rise to MQAPSFGIVGATGAVGHTILKVLEERKLVPRRLRLFASERSKGIELPFAGSQIEVEALEGADFSGLDAVFFSAGTEVSRTWCPRAAAAGAVVIDNSNAFRMDADVPLVVPEVNPHALNDIPRGIIANPNCSTIQMVVAIAPIHRVNPIKRIVVSTYQSVSGTGLEAIETLKAQSRALLAGEPLPEGVYPHPIGFNLFPHIDIFLDSGMCREEEKMVRETRKILETPVPICATTVRVPVFYAHSESVNIELTNPMTADEARAILGKSDGIVVLDDPTGNVYPTPLLAQYRDEVFVGRIRRDESVEHGLNMWVVADNLRRGAATNGVLILEHLMKTGRFSS